The genome window TTCTTCGCAAGAAACTGAATACAAAGAAGATAGGCCATGCAGGAACACTTGATCCCTTCGCTAGCGGGCTTCTAATAGCCGGCGTAAAAAAAGGGACGAGAGTACTTGAGTACTTTCTCGATATGGACAAGACATACAAGGCTGAGCTTGAACTGGGACGAATAACAGACACATTTGACAATACGGGAAAGACGGTCGAAGAGAGAGAAGTTCCTGCACTTTCCGAGGATGAGATAATTACTGTCTTGAAGTCTTTTGAAGGAGAGTATCTGCAGGTGCCTCCCGCGTACTCCGCCAAGAAGTACAACGGAGAAAGACTGTACAAGCTTGCAAGGGAGGGAAAGATCATCAACCTTCCGCCAAGAGCGGTGAGAGTTTATTCAATGACGGATATAAGCTGTTCGAGAGAAAGGATCACCTTCACTGCTAGAGTCTCCAAGGGGACCTACATAAGGTCTTTGGTTATGGACATAGGTTATAAGCTCGGCTGTGGAGCGACTGCCACAAACCTCCGTCGGGTCTCGCAAGGAAGGTTTTCGGTCGACAGCGCTTTTCAGATCGACGACGTCTCGCAGATCTCCATTATTTCGCTTGAAGAAGCGGTTGACTTTCTTCCAGGTCTACTCCTTAGCGATTCAGAGAGCGTCAACGTCCTGCTTGGCCGACAGATCTACGCTGGCGGAGTTGCCGGTATCCTGGGAAAGTTTACCAAGGATGAGATAATCCGCATTGTTGGAAGCGACGAGCGCCTTATCGCGATAGCGCGATCCGAACGCACCTCCTCATTCGTAAAGACCCTTCTGACAAGGGGTTCAGTCGAGAGAGTGGCAAAACTCGTGAAGGTTCTTGGTGCCTGATATGTATGCAGCTTGTATAGGCAACTTCGACGGCGTTCATCTCGGTCACAGGGCAATCATGCAAAAAACTGTTGATCTTGCCGAAGATCTCGGCCTGCAGAGCGTAGCAATTTCGATTGTCTATCCATGGGGATACTACTTCCCAAATTTCCCCGGAATTATTTATCCGGTCACCCACCGTCTCGAGCTGATTCTGTCATCTGGCATCGAAAAGGTAATGACGGCCAACATGTCAGAGATAAGATACCTCGAGCCTGAAGACTACATTTCGAACCTTATAAAGCAGGGTGTGAGAGTCGTTGTCGTCGGAAGCGATTTTACCTTCGGAAACGGCGCAAAAGGAAATGTGAGACTTCTGAAGAAGCTCTCAGAAGAGAGGGATTTCAGGGTGGATATAGTCCCCGATGCAATGCACGACAACAGAAGAATAAGCTCTAGCTGGATCAGGGAGGCTCTCGCCAAAGGCGATATCGCCCTTGTCAACTCTCTTCTCGGGAAAAATTATACTATAAGGGGAGTCGTTTACAAAGACAGACAGCTGGGGTCGAAGATAGGCTTCCCAACCGCAAACATATACAGGGGCGACGAAAGACTTGTAACACCAAGATCGGGAGTTTACATTGTCAGATCCCAGATAGATTCAAGAGATTACTTTGGCCTGCTGAATGTGGGGTTCAGGCCGACTATAAACACATCGGAGGAAGTCAAATACGAAGTGTACTTCTTCAACTATTCCGGAAACCTCTACGACAGAAAGCTCGAACTGGAAGTCCTCGAATTCATAAGGCCGGAGCTTAAATTCGAATCCCTCGACAAACTGATAGAACAGATCAGACATGATGAAAAGGTCTCAAGACGCTGGCTTGAGATCCACTCAAATATGCTCTGAGAAAA of Mesotoga infera contains these proteins:
- the ribF gene encoding riboflavin biosynthesis protein RibF — translated: MPDMYAACIGNFDGVHLGHRAIMQKTVDLAEDLGLQSVAISIVYPWGYYFPNFPGIIYPVTHRLELILSSGIEKVMTANMSEIRYLEPEDYISNLIKQGVRVVVVGSDFTFGNGAKGNVRLLKKLSEERDFRVDIVPDAMHDNRRISSSWIREALAKGDIALVNSLLGKNYTIRGVVYKDRQLGSKIGFPTANIYRGDERLVTPRSGVYIVRSQIDSRDYFGLLNVGFRPTINTSEEVKYEVYFFNYSGNLYDRKLELEVLEFIRPELKFESLDKLIEQIRHDEKVSRRWLEIHSNML
- the truB gene encoding tRNA pseudouridine(55) synthase TruB produces the protein MNDGIVLVDKPVGVTSHDVVNLLRKKLNTKKIGHAGTLDPFASGLLIAGVKKGTRVLEYFLDMDKTYKAELELGRITDTFDNTGKTVEEREVPALSEDEIITVLKSFEGEYLQVPPAYSAKKYNGERLYKLAREGKIINLPPRAVRVYSMTDISCSRERITFTARVSKGTYIRSLVMDIGYKLGCGATATNLRRVSQGRFSVDSAFQIDDVSQISIISLEEAVDFLPGLLLSDSESVNVLLGRQIYAGGVAGILGKFTKDEIIRIVGSDERLIAIARSERTSSFVKTLLTRGSVERVAKLVKVLGA